The DNA sequence CGTGTCTTTGCCGATCAGTGCAAGGTAGGCGCAGTTGCCAATAAGTCCGAAGTCGTAACGGTGTTTCACAAAAATGAGATTGGTCCGGGTAAATGGATAGGAGTATTCACTAATCCAGCGATACGACCCCTAATCAGGTCGAAGTAGTAGTGTCAGGATAGTGATCGTCAGAACAATGGCTTCGGGGGTACGGGCTTTGGTAGCTTACAAGTTAGGGGTAATGGCTGAAAGATTCCAAGTGCAAAAGCTTTCGTTTCTACCCAAGGGCTACAAAATTGCACAACCACCAATCAATAGACTGGTAGTCAGAACATTGAAATATCGTGATCTGAAAGAATTAGGGTTTAACCTGTTCCACGGCTGCTCGGACCCACGCTCGGGTCGCAGAATCTGTCTCAAATAGATCCTCCAGAGAAGGATTGGGGATGAACTCCACCTGCTCCATGGCTGCCTCATTGAAATCCGCAATATCCGTGAATCTGATGCGCTCATCCAAGAACATTCGATTGGTGATTTCATTGGCGGCATTGAGGATACAGGCCATATTTCCTCCACGATCCAATGCCCGGAATGCCAAGTCCAAATTCTTGAATACGGAGGTATCCACCTGCTCGAAGGTCAGCGAGGGGTAGTCCAAGAAGTTGAATCGCGGAAAATCGTTCTCGACTCGCTGCGGATAAGCCATCGCATACTGAATCGGTAGGCGCATATCCGGCAGTCCCATCTGCGCTTTCATGCTCCCGTCTTCAAATTGGACAATGGAGTGAATGATGGATTGCGGATGGACAATGACGTCAATTTGGGAATTGTCGAGATCAAACAGCCATTTGGCCTCGATCACCTCCAATCCCTTGTTCATCATGCTGGCTGAATCGATGGTGATCTTTGCCCCCATCTCCCAGTTGGGATGTTTCAATGCCTGAGCCTTGGTCACCATTCGCAGTTGCTCCAATGAAAATCCCCGAAATGGGCCTCCAGAAGCGGTGAGGTAAATCTTCTCGACGGGGTTTTGTTCCTCCCCAACCATGCACTGAAACAGCGCAGAGTGCTCGCTATCCACCGGGATGATTGGCACGTTTCGCGCAGCCGCAGCCGCCATGACAATCTCGCCCGCTACCACCAACGTCTCCTTATTGGCAAGGGCAATGGGCTTGCCGTGCTCAATTGCCGCCATGGTGGGCCTGAGACCAGAAAATCCGACTAGCGCTGTCAATACCATATCCACCTGCTCCAAACACACGACCGAGACCAACGCATCAGCTCCCGTATGGACTTCGATCGGGAGACCAGACAAGGCTTCCTTAACTTCGGAATACTTGGACTCGTTGACAATCACTACATGGTCCGGCAGAAATTGGCGGGCTTGCTCGATGAGGAGCTCTGCGCGAGAGTGGGCCGTGAGGACAGTCGCTTTAAACAGTTCGGGTTTTCGGGAGATGACGTCGAGCGCCTGTGTTCCGATAGATCCTGTAGAGCCGAGAATGGCCAACTTTTGAGGGGCTTTGGGTGCGTTTGGGTTCATAAGGGCAAGCCAGATTTGTCCTTGCAAGCTAAGAAATATCACCCTGAATCCGATGTCGGACCTCCAAGATTCTATTGAGAAAATCATCCCAGAGAAGAATATAACAATTATTTTACATTACATTTTTTGTCTTATTCGAAAAATTAAAACAATTTTACCCACTCGGAGCTTAAACATCATGCCACTGGGTTTTAAGGTTACCGTCCCATGAAACCC is a window from the Pontibacter sp. G13 genome containing:
- a CDS encoding 1-deoxy-D-xylulose-5-phosphate reductoisomerase, whose product is MNPNAPKAPQKLAILGSTGSIGTQALDVISRKPELFKATVLTAHSRAELLIEQARQFLPDHVVIVNESKYSEVKEALSGLPIEVHTGADALVSVVCLEQVDMVLTALVGFSGLRPTMAAIEHGKPIALANKETLVVAGEIVMAAAAARNVPIIPVDSEHSALFQCMVGEEQNPVEKIYLTASGGPFRGFSLEQLRMVTKAQALKHPNWEMGAKITIDSASMMNKGLEVIEAKWLFDLDNSQIDVIVHPQSIIHSIVQFEDGSMKAQMGLPDMRLPIQYAMAYPQRVENDFPRFNFLDYPSLTFEQVDTSVFKNLDLAFRALDRGGNMACILNAANEITNRMFLDERIRFTDIADFNEAAMEQVEFIPNPSLEDLFETDSATRAWVRAAVEQVKP